A window from Peromyscus eremicus chromosome 1, PerEre_H2_v1, whole genome shotgun sequence encodes these proteins:
- the Pou2f2 gene encoding POU domain, class 2, transcription factor 2 isoform X6, translating into MSKPLEAEKQSLDSPSEHTDTERNGPDANHQNPQNKASSFSVSPTGPSTKIKAEDLSGDSAQAAPPPPQPAQPHLPQAQLMLTGSQLAGDIQQLLQLQQLVLVPGHHLQPPAQFLLPQAQQSQPGLLPTPNLFQLPQQTQGALLTSQPRAGLPAQASTRCDSPTLPDPHLSHPQPPKCLEPPSHPEEPSDLEELEQFARTFKQRRIKLGFTQGDVGLAMGKLYGNDFSQTTISRFEALNLSFKNMCKLKPLLEKWLNDAETMSVDSSLPSPNQLSSPSLGFDGLPGRRRKKRTSIETNVRFALEKSFLANQKPTSEEILLIAEQLHMEKEVIRVWFCNRRQKEKRINPCSAAPMLPSPGKPTSYSPHLVTPQGGAGTLPLSQASSSLSTTVTTLSSAVGTLHPSRTAGGGGGGGGAAPPLNSIPSVTPPPPATTNSTNPSPQGSHSAIGLSGLNPSTGSTMVGLSSGLSPALMSNNPLATIQALASGGTLPLTSLDGSGNLVLGAAGAAPGSPGLVTSPLFLNHAGLPLLSAPPGVGLVSAAAAAVAASISSKSPGLSSSSSSSSSSTCSEVAAAAQTPGGPGGPEAGSKAE; encoded by the exons ATGTCTAAGCCCCTGGAGGCCGAAAAGCAGAGTCTGGACTCCCCATCAGAGCACACAG ACACCGAAAGAAATGGACCGGACGCTAACCATCAG AACCCCCAGAATAAGGCTTCCTCATTCTCTGTGTCCCCAACTGGCCCTAGCACCAAG aTCAAGGCTGAAGACCTCAGTGGTGACTCAGCCCAGGCagcacccccgcccccccagccgGCTCAGCCTCATCTGCCCCAGGCCCAACTCATGTTGACGGGCAGCCAGCTAGCTGGG GACATACAGCAACTCCTCCAGCTCCAACAGCTGGTGCTTGTCCCCGGCCACCACCTCCAGCCACCTGCTCAGTTCCTGCTGCCACAGGCCCAGCAGAGTCAGCCAG GCCTGCTACCGACGCCAAATCTATTCCAGCTACCTCAGCAAACCCAGGGAGCTCTCCTGACCTCCCAGCCCCGGGCTGGGCTTCCTGCACAG GCATCTACAC GCTGTGACTCGCCCACGCTGCCCGACCCGCACCTCTCACACCCGCAGCCCCCCAAATGCTTGGAACCGCCATCCCACCCGGAGGAACCTAGTGACCTGGAGGAACTGGAACAATTCGCTCGCACCTTCAAGCAACGCCGCATCAAGCTGGGCTTCACGCAG GGTGATGTGGGCCTGGCCATGGGCAAGCTCTATGGCAACGACTTCAGCCAGACGACCATTTCCCGCTTCGAGGCCCTTAACCTGAGCTTCAAGAATATGTGCAAACTCAAGCCCcttctggagaagtggctcaaCGACGCAG AAACTATGTCTGTGGACTCAAGCCTACCCAGCCCCAACCAGCTGAGTAGCCCTAGCCTGGGTTTCGACGGGCTGCCGGGCCGGAGACGCAAGAAGAGAACCAGCATCGAGACGAATGTCCGCTTCGCCTTAGAGAAGAGTTTTCTAGCG AACCAGAAGCCTACCTCAGAGGAGATCCTGCTGATAGCAGAGCAGCTGCACATGGAGAAGGAAGTGATCCGCGTCTGGTTCTGCAACCGGCGCCAGAAGGAAAAACGCATCAACCCCTGCAGCGCGGCCCCCATGCTGCCCAGCCCGGGAAAGCCGACCAGCTACAGCCCTCACCTG GTCACACCCCAAGGGGGCGCAGGGACCTTACCATTGTCCCAAGCTTCTAGCAGCCTGAGCACAACAG TTACTACCTTATCCTCAGCTGTGGGAACGCTCCACCCCAGCCGGACAGCaggagggggtggaggtgggggcggAGCCGCTCCCCCCCTCAATTCCATCCCCTCTgtcactcccccacccccggccACCACCAACAGCACAAACCCGAGCCCTCAAGGCAGCCACTCGGCTATCGGCTTGTCGGGCCTGAACCCCAGCACGGG AAGCACAATGGTGGGGTTGAGCTCTGGGCTGAGTCCAGCCCTCATGAGCAACAACCCTTTGGCCACCATCCAAG CCCTGGCCTCTGGTGGAACCCTGCCCCTTACCAGCCTTGATGGCAGCGGGAACCTGGTGCTGGGGGCAGCCGGTGCGGCCCCAGGGAGCCCCGGCCTAGTGACCTCGCCTCTCTTCCTGAACCACGCTGGGCTGCCCCTGCTCAGTGCCCCGCCAGGTGTGGGCCTGGTCTCAGCAGCGGCTGCAGCCGTGGCGGCCTCCATCTCCAGCAAGTCTCCTGGCCTCTCCTCGTCTTCTTCGTCCTCATCATCCTCCACTTGCAGCGAAGTGGCAGCGGCAGCACAGACCCCTGGAGGCCCAGGGGGACCTGAGGCAGGGTCCAAGGCCGAGTGA
- the Pou2f2 gene encoding POU domain, class 2, transcription factor 2 isoform X1: MSKPLEAEKQSLDSPSEHTDTERNGPDANHQNPQNKASSFSVSPTGPSTKVGILSGLHLTFWGPGPCLSPPQIKAEDLSGDSAQAAPPPPQPAQPHLPQAQLMLTGSQLAGLTALMPAQQQLLLQQAQAQLLAAAVQQSSAAAANAAAAAAAAASSTSSASSSVSSSASQPPASSGGGDLPPSQPASQPPGTPQLTLSQPIQLTAQDIQQLLQLQQLVLVPGHHLQPPAQFLLPQAQQSQPGLLPTPNLFQLPQQTQGALLTSQPRAGLPAQPPKCLEPPSHPEEPSDLEELEQFARTFKQRRIKLGFTQGDVGLAMGKLYGNDFSQTTISRFEALNLSFKNMCKLKPLLEKWLNDAETMSVDSSLPSPNQLSSPSLGFDGLPGRRRKKRTSIETNVRFALEKSFLANQKPTSEEILLIAEQLHMEKEVIRVWFCNRRQKEKRINPCSAAPMLPSPGKPTSYSPHLVTPQGGAGTLPLSQASSSLSTTVTTLSSAVGTLHPSRTAGGGGGGGGAAPPLNSIPSVTPPPPATTNSTNPSPQGSHSAIGLSGLNPSTGSTMVGLSSGLSPALMSNNPLATIQALASGGTLPLTSLDGSGNLVLGAAGAAPGSPGLVTSPLFLNHAGLPLLSAPPGVGLVSAAAAAVAASISSKSPGLSSSSSSSSSSTCSEVAAAAQTPGGPGGPEAGSKAE, encoded by the exons ATGTCTAAGCCCCTGGAGGCCGAAAAGCAGAGTCTGGACTCCCCATCAGAGCACACAG ACACCGAAAGAAATGGACCGGACGCTAACCATCAG AACCCCCAGAATAAGGCTTCCTCATTCTCTGTGTCCCCAACTGGCCCTAGCACCAAG GTGGGcattctctctggcctccacttaaCATTCTGGGGTCCCGGaccctgcctctctcctccccagaTCAAGGCTGAAGACCTCAGTGGTGACTCAGCCCAGGCagcacccccgcccccccagccgGCTCAGCCTCATCTGCCCCAGGCCCAACTCATGTTGACGGGCAGCCAGCTAGCTGGG CTCACAGCGCTAATGCCTGCTCAGCAGCAGCTTCTCCTTCAGCAAGCCCAGGCCCAGCTGCTGGCTGCTGCCGTGCAGCAGTCCAGTGCCGCCGCCGccaacgccgccgccgccgccgcagccgctgcctcctccacctcctctgcctcctcctctgtctcctcctctgcctcgCAGCCCCCAGCCTCCTCTGGGGGAGGTGACCTGCCGCCATCACAgcctgccagccagcccccaGGGACCCCACAGCTCACCTTGTCCCAACCCATCCAGCTCACAGCACAG GACATACAGCAACTCCTCCAGCTCCAACAGCTGGTGCTTGTCCCCGGCCACCACCTCCAGCCACCTGCTCAGTTCCTGCTGCCACAGGCCCAGCAGAGTCAGCCAG GCCTGCTACCGACGCCAAATCTATTCCAGCTACCTCAGCAAACCCAGGGAGCTCTCCTGACCTCCCAGCCCCGGGCTGGGCTTCCTGCACAG CCCCCCAAATGCTTGGAACCGCCATCCCACCCGGAGGAACCTAGTGACCTGGAGGAACTGGAACAATTCGCTCGCACCTTCAAGCAACGCCGCATCAAGCTGGGCTTCACGCAG GGTGATGTGGGCCTGGCCATGGGCAAGCTCTATGGCAACGACTTCAGCCAGACGACCATTTCCCGCTTCGAGGCCCTTAACCTGAGCTTCAAGAATATGTGCAAACTCAAGCCCcttctggagaagtggctcaaCGACGCAG AAACTATGTCTGTGGACTCAAGCCTACCCAGCCCCAACCAGCTGAGTAGCCCTAGCCTGGGTTTCGACGGGCTGCCGGGCCGGAGACGCAAGAAGAGAACCAGCATCGAGACGAATGTCCGCTTCGCCTTAGAGAAGAGTTTTCTAGCG AACCAGAAGCCTACCTCAGAGGAGATCCTGCTGATAGCAGAGCAGCTGCACATGGAGAAGGAAGTGATCCGCGTCTGGTTCTGCAACCGGCGCCAGAAGGAAAAACGCATCAACCCCTGCAGCGCGGCCCCCATGCTGCCCAGCCCGGGAAAGCCGACCAGCTACAGCCCTCACCTG GTCACACCCCAAGGGGGCGCAGGGACCTTACCATTGTCCCAAGCTTCTAGCAGCCTGAGCACAACAG TTACTACCTTATCCTCAGCTGTGGGAACGCTCCACCCCAGCCGGACAGCaggagggggtggaggtgggggcggAGCCGCTCCCCCCCTCAATTCCATCCCCTCTgtcactcccccacccccggccACCACCAACAGCACAAACCCGAGCCCTCAAGGCAGCCACTCGGCTATCGGCTTGTCGGGCCTGAACCCCAGCACGGG AAGCACAATGGTGGGGTTGAGCTCTGGGCTGAGTCCAGCCCTCATGAGCAACAACCCTTTGGCCACCATCCAAG CCCTGGCCTCTGGTGGAACCCTGCCCCTTACCAGCCTTGATGGCAGCGGGAACCTGGTGCTGGGGGCAGCCGGTGCGGCCCCAGGGAGCCCCGGCCTAGTGACCTCGCCTCTCTTCCTGAACCACGCTGGGCTGCCCCTGCTCAGTGCCCCGCCAGGTGTGGGCCTGGTCTCAGCAGCGGCTGCAGCCGTGGCGGCCTCCATCTCCAGCAAGTCTCCTGGCCTCTCCTCGTCTTCTTCGTCCTCATCATCCTCCACTTGCAGCGAAGTGGCAGCGGCAGCACAGACCCCTGGAGGCCCAGGGGGACCTGAGGCAGGGTCCAAGGCCGAGTGA
- the Pou2f2 gene encoding POU domain, class 2, transcription factor 2 isoform X5, whose translation MSKPLEAEKQSLDSPSEHTDTERNGPDANHQNPQNKASSFSVSPTGPSTKVGILSGLHLTFWGPGPCLSPPQIKAEDLSGDSAQAAPPPPQPAQPHLPQAQLMLTGSQLAGDIQQLLQLQQLVLVPGHHLQPPAQFLLPQAQQSQPGLLPTPNLFQLPQQTQGALLTSQPRAGLPAQPPKCLEPPSHPEEPSDLEELEQFARTFKQRRIKLGFTQGDVGLAMGKLYGNDFSQTTISRFEALNLSFKNMCKLKPLLEKWLNDAETMSVDSSLPSPNQLSSPSLGFDGLPGRRRKKRTSIETNVRFALEKSFLANQKPTSEEILLIAEQLHMEKEVIRVWFCNRRQKEKRINPCSAAPMLPSPGKPTSYSPHLVTPQGGAGTLPLSQASSSLSTTVTTLSSAVGTLHPSRTAGGGGGGGGAAPPLNSIPSVTPPPPATTNSTNPSPQGSHSAIGLSGLNPSTGSTMVGLSSGLSPALMSNNPLATIQALASGGTLPLTSLDGSGNLVLGAAGAAPGSPGLVTSPLFLNHAGLPLLSAPPGVGLVSAAAAAVAASISSKSPGLSSSSSSSSSSTCSEVAAAAQTPGGPGGPEAGSKAE comes from the exons ATGTCTAAGCCCCTGGAGGCCGAAAAGCAGAGTCTGGACTCCCCATCAGAGCACACAG ACACCGAAAGAAATGGACCGGACGCTAACCATCAG AACCCCCAGAATAAGGCTTCCTCATTCTCTGTGTCCCCAACTGGCCCTAGCACCAAG GTGGGcattctctctggcctccacttaaCATTCTGGGGTCCCGGaccctgcctctctcctccccagaTCAAGGCTGAAGACCTCAGTGGTGACTCAGCCCAGGCagcacccccgcccccccagccgGCTCAGCCTCATCTGCCCCAGGCCCAACTCATGTTGACGGGCAGCCAGCTAGCTGGG GACATACAGCAACTCCTCCAGCTCCAACAGCTGGTGCTTGTCCCCGGCCACCACCTCCAGCCACCTGCTCAGTTCCTGCTGCCACAGGCCCAGCAGAGTCAGCCAG GCCTGCTACCGACGCCAAATCTATTCCAGCTACCTCAGCAAACCCAGGGAGCTCTCCTGACCTCCCAGCCCCGGGCTGGGCTTCCTGCACAG CCCCCCAAATGCTTGGAACCGCCATCCCACCCGGAGGAACCTAGTGACCTGGAGGAACTGGAACAATTCGCTCGCACCTTCAAGCAACGCCGCATCAAGCTGGGCTTCACGCAG GGTGATGTGGGCCTGGCCATGGGCAAGCTCTATGGCAACGACTTCAGCCAGACGACCATTTCCCGCTTCGAGGCCCTTAACCTGAGCTTCAAGAATATGTGCAAACTCAAGCCCcttctggagaagtggctcaaCGACGCAG AAACTATGTCTGTGGACTCAAGCCTACCCAGCCCCAACCAGCTGAGTAGCCCTAGCCTGGGTTTCGACGGGCTGCCGGGCCGGAGACGCAAGAAGAGAACCAGCATCGAGACGAATGTCCGCTTCGCCTTAGAGAAGAGTTTTCTAGCG AACCAGAAGCCTACCTCAGAGGAGATCCTGCTGATAGCAGAGCAGCTGCACATGGAGAAGGAAGTGATCCGCGTCTGGTTCTGCAACCGGCGCCAGAAGGAAAAACGCATCAACCCCTGCAGCGCGGCCCCCATGCTGCCCAGCCCGGGAAAGCCGACCAGCTACAGCCCTCACCTG GTCACACCCCAAGGGGGCGCAGGGACCTTACCATTGTCCCAAGCTTCTAGCAGCCTGAGCACAACAG TTACTACCTTATCCTCAGCTGTGGGAACGCTCCACCCCAGCCGGACAGCaggagggggtggaggtgggggcggAGCCGCTCCCCCCCTCAATTCCATCCCCTCTgtcactcccccacccccggccACCACCAACAGCACAAACCCGAGCCCTCAAGGCAGCCACTCGGCTATCGGCTTGTCGGGCCTGAACCCCAGCACGGG AAGCACAATGGTGGGGTTGAGCTCTGGGCTGAGTCCAGCCCTCATGAGCAACAACCCTTTGGCCACCATCCAAG CCCTGGCCTCTGGTGGAACCCTGCCCCTTACCAGCCTTGATGGCAGCGGGAACCTGGTGCTGGGGGCAGCCGGTGCGGCCCCAGGGAGCCCCGGCCTAGTGACCTCGCCTCTCTTCCTGAACCACGCTGGGCTGCCCCTGCTCAGTGCCCCGCCAGGTGTGGGCCTGGTCTCAGCAGCGGCTGCAGCCGTGGCGGCCTCCATCTCCAGCAAGTCTCCTGGCCTCTCCTCGTCTTCTTCGTCCTCATCATCCTCCACTTGCAGCGAAGTGGCAGCGGCAGCACAGACCCCTGGAGGCCCAGGGGGACCTGAGGCAGGGTCCAAGGCCGAGTGA
- the Pou2f2 gene encoding POU domain, class 2, transcription factor 2 isoform X3, with amino-acid sequence MSKPLEAEKQSLDSPSEHTDTERNGPDANHQNPQNKASSFSVSPTGPSTKIKAEDLSGDSAQAAPPPPQPAQPHLPQAQLMLTGSQLAGLTALMPAQQQLLLQQAQAQLLAAAVQQSSAAAANAAAAAAAAASSTSSASSSVSSSASQPPASSGGGDLPPSQPASQPPGTPQLTLSQPIQLTAQDIQQLLQLQQLVLVPGHHLQPPAQFLLPQAQQSQPGLLPTPNLFQLPQQTQGALLTSQPRAGLPAQPPKCLEPPSHPEEPSDLEELEQFARTFKQRRIKLGFTQGDVGLAMGKLYGNDFSQTTISRFEALNLSFKNMCKLKPLLEKWLNDAETMSVDSSLPSPNQLSSPSLGFDGLPGRRRKKRTSIETNVRFALEKSFLANQKPTSEEILLIAEQLHMEKEVIRVWFCNRRQKEKRINPCSAAPMLPSPGKPTSYSPHLVTPQGGAGTLPLSQASSSLSTTVTTLSSAVGTLHPSRTAGGGGGGGGAAPPLNSIPSVTPPPPATTNSTNPSPQGSHSAIGLSGLNPSTGSTMVGLSSGLSPALMSNNPLATIQALASGGTLPLTSLDGSGNLVLGAAGAAPGSPGLVTSPLFLNHAGLPLLSAPPGVGLVSAAAAAVAASISSKSPGLSSSSSSSSSSTCSEVAAAAQTPGGPGGPEAGSKAE; translated from the exons ATGTCTAAGCCCCTGGAGGCCGAAAAGCAGAGTCTGGACTCCCCATCAGAGCACACAG ACACCGAAAGAAATGGACCGGACGCTAACCATCAG AACCCCCAGAATAAGGCTTCCTCATTCTCTGTGTCCCCAACTGGCCCTAGCACCAAG aTCAAGGCTGAAGACCTCAGTGGTGACTCAGCCCAGGCagcacccccgcccccccagccgGCTCAGCCTCATCTGCCCCAGGCCCAACTCATGTTGACGGGCAGCCAGCTAGCTGGG CTCACAGCGCTAATGCCTGCTCAGCAGCAGCTTCTCCTTCAGCAAGCCCAGGCCCAGCTGCTGGCTGCTGCCGTGCAGCAGTCCAGTGCCGCCGCCGccaacgccgccgccgccgccgcagccgctgcctcctccacctcctctgcctcctcctctgtctcctcctctgcctcgCAGCCCCCAGCCTCCTCTGGGGGAGGTGACCTGCCGCCATCACAgcctgccagccagcccccaGGGACCCCACAGCTCACCTTGTCCCAACCCATCCAGCTCACAGCACAG GACATACAGCAACTCCTCCAGCTCCAACAGCTGGTGCTTGTCCCCGGCCACCACCTCCAGCCACCTGCTCAGTTCCTGCTGCCACAGGCCCAGCAGAGTCAGCCAG GCCTGCTACCGACGCCAAATCTATTCCAGCTACCTCAGCAAACCCAGGGAGCTCTCCTGACCTCCCAGCCCCGGGCTGGGCTTCCTGCACAG CCCCCCAAATGCTTGGAACCGCCATCCCACCCGGAGGAACCTAGTGACCTGGAGGAACTGGAACAATTCGCTCGCACCTTCAAGCAACGCCGCATCAAGCTGGGCTTCACGCAG GGTGATGTGGGCCTGGCCATGGGCAAGCTCTATGGCAACGACTTCAGCCAGACGACCATTTCCCGCTTCGAGGCCCTTAACCTGAGCTTCAAGAATATGTGCAAACTCAAGCCCcttctggagaagtggctcaaCGACGCAG AAACTATGTCTGTGGACTCAAGCCTACCCAGCCCCAACCAGCTGAGTAGCCCTAGCCTGGGTTTCGACGGGCTGCCGGGCCGGAGACGCAAGAAGAGAACCAGCATCGAGACGAATGTCCGCTTCGCCTTAGAGAAGAGTTTTCTAGCG AACCAGAAGCCTACCTCAGAGGAGATCCTGCTGATAGCAGAGCAGCTGCACATGGAGAAGGAAGTGATCCGCGTCTGGTTCTGCAACCGGCGCCAGAAGGAAAAACGCATCAACCCCTGCAGCGCGGCCCCCATGCTGCCCAGCCCGGGAAAGCCGACCAGCTACAGCCCTCACCTG GTCACACCCCAAGGGGGCGCAGGGACCTTACCATTGTCCCAAGCTTCTAGCAGCCTGAGCACAACAG TTACTACCTTATCCTCAGCTGTGGGAACGCTCCACCCCAGCCGGACAGCaggagggggtggaggtgggggcggAGCCGCTCCCCCCCTCAATTCCATCCCCTCTgtcactcccccacccccggccACCACCAACAGCACAAACCCGAGCCCTCAAGGCAGCCACTCGGCTATCGGCTTGTCGGGCCTGAACCCCAGCACGGG AAGCACAATGGTGGGGTTGAGCTCTGGGCTGAGTCCAGCCCTCATGAGCAACAACCCTTTGGCCACCATCCAAG CCCTGGCCTCTGGTGGAACCCTGCCCCTTACCAGCCTTGATGGCAGCGGGAACCTGGTGCTGGGGGCAGCCGGTGCGGCCCCAGGGAGCCCCGGCCTAGTGACCTCGCCTCTCTTCCTGAACCACGCTGGGCTGCCCCTGCTCAGTGCCCCGCCAGGTGTGGGCCTGGTCTCAGCAGCGGCTGCAGCCGTGGCGGCCTCCATCTCCAGCAAGTCTCCTGGCCTCTCCTCGTCTTCTTCGTCCTCATCATCCTCCACTTGCAGCGAAGTGGCAGCGGCAGCACAGACCCCTGGAGGCCCAGGGGGACCTGAGGCAGGGTCCAAGGCCGAGTGA
- the Pou2f2 gene encoding POU domain, class 2, transcription factor 2 isoform X7, which produces MSKPLEAEKQSLDSPSEHTDTERNGPDANHQNPQNKASSFSVSPTGPSTKIKAEDLSGDSAQAAPPPPQPAQPHLPQAQLMLTGSQLAGDIQQLLQLQQLVLVPGHHLQPPAQFLLPQAQQSQPGLLPTPNLFQLPQQTQGALLTSQPRAGLPAQPPKCLEPPSHPEEPSDLEELEQFARTFKQRRIKLGFTQGDVGLAMGKLYGNDFSQTTISRFEALNLSFKNMCKLKPLLEKWLNDAETMSVDSSLPSPNQLSSPSLGFDGLPGRRRKKRTSIETNVRFALEKSFLANQKPTSEEILLIAEQLHMEKEVIRVWFCNRRQKEKRINPCSAAPMLPSPGKPTSYSPHLVTPQGGAGTLPLSQASSSLSTTVTTLSSAVGTLHPSRTAGGGGGGGGAAPPLNSIPSVTPPPPATTNSTNPSPQGSHSAIGLSGLNPSTGSTMVGLSSGLSPALMSNNPLATIQALASGGTLPLTSLDGSGNLVLGAAGAAPGSPGLVTSPLFLNHAGLPLLSAPPGVGLVSAAAAAVAASISSKSPGLSSSSSSSSSSTCSEVAAAAQTPGGPGGPEAGSKAE; this is translated from the exons ATGTCTAAGCCCCTGGAGGCCGAAAAGCAGAGTCTGGACTCCCCATCAGAGCACACAG ACACCGAAAGAAATGGACCGGACGCTAACCATCAG AACCCCCAGAATAAGGCTTCCTCATTCTCTGTGTCCCCAACTGGCCCTAGCACCAAG aTCAAGGCTGAAGACCTCAGTGGTGACTCAGCCCAGGCagcacccccgcccccccagccgGCTCAGCCTCATCTGCCCCAGGCCCAACTCATGTTGACGGGCAGCCAGCTAGCTGGG GACATACAGCAACTCCTCCAGCTCCAACAGCTGGTGCTTGTCCCCGGCCACCACCTCCAGCCACCTGCTCAGTTCCTGCTGCCACAGGCCCAGCAGAGTCAGCCAG GCCTGCTACCGACGCCAAATCTATTCCAGCTACCTCAGCAAACCCAGGGAGCTCTCCTGACCTCCCAGCCCCGGGCTGGGCTTCCTGCACAG CCCCCCAAATGCTTGGAACCGCCATCCCACCCGGAGGAACCTAGTGACCTGGAGGAACTGGAACAATTCGCTCGCACCTTCAAGCAACGCCGCATCAAGCTGGGCTTCACGCAG GGTGATGTGGGCCTGGCCATGGGCAAGCTCTATGGCAACGACTTCAGCCAGACGACCATTTCCCGCTTCGAGGCCCTTAACCTGAGCTTCAAGAATATGTGCAAACTCAAGCCCcttctggagaagtggctcaaCGACGCAG AAACTATGTCTGTGGACTCAAGCCTACCCAGCCCCAACCAGCTGAGTAGCCCTAGCCTGGGTTTCGACGGGCTGCCGGGCCGGAGACGCAAGAAGAGAACCAGCATCGAGACGAATGTCCGCTTCGCCTTAGAGAAGAGTTTTCTAGCG AACCAGAAGCCTACCTCAGAGGAGATCCTGCTGATAGCAGAGCAGCTGCACATGGAGAAGGAAGTGATCCGCGTCTGGTTCTGCAACCGGCGCCAGAAGGAAAAACGCATCAACCCCTGCAGCGCGGCCCCCATGCTGCCCAGCCCGGGAAAGCCGACCAGCTACAGCCCTCACCTG GTCACACCCCAAGGGGGCGCAGGGACCTTACCATTGTCCCAAGCTTCTAGCAGCCTGAGCACAACAG TTACTACCTTATCCTCAGCTGTGGGAACGCTCCACCCCAGCCGGACAGCaggagggggtggaggtgggggcggAGCCGCTCCCCCCCTCAATTCCATCCCCTCTgtcactcccccacccccggccACCACCAACAGCACAAACCCGAGCCCTCAAGGCAGCCACTCGGCTATCGGCTTGTCGGGCCTGAACCCCAGCACGGG AAGCACAATGGTGGGGTTGAGCTCTGGGCTGAGTCCAGCCCTCATGAGCAACAACCCTTTGGCCACCATCCAAG CCCTGGCCTCTGGTGGAACCCTGCCCCTTACCAGCCTTGATGGCAGCGGGAACCTGGTGCTGGGGGCAGCCGGTGCGGCCCCAGGGAGCCCCGGCCTAGTGACCTCGCCTCTCTTCCTGAACCACGCTGGGCTGCCCCTGCTCAGTGCCCCGCCAGGTGTGGGCCTGGTCTCAGCAGCGGCTGCAGCCGTGGCGGCCTCCATCTCCAGCAAGTCTCCTGGCCTCTCCTCGTCTTCTTCGTCCTCATCATCCTCCACTTGCAGCGAAGTGGCAGCGGCAGCACAGACCCCTGGAGGCCCAGGGGGACCTGAGGCAGGGTCCAAGGCCGAGTGA